Proteins co-encoded in one Deinococcus aerius genomic window:
- a CDS encoding ArsR/SmtB family transcription factor, with amino-acid sequence MRTASQDDVCEVACVHPEAVARVRAVQPDASCVEDATSLLKMIADPTRFRILSALNAEELCVCDLAAVVGISESAVSHQLRLLRAHRLVAFRKEGRIAYYRLLDQHITSLIGGAVDHVRE; translated from the coding sequence ATGAGAACCGCTTCTCAAGACGACGTGTGCGAGGTGGCCTGCGTCCATCCTGAGGCGGTCGCCCGGGTGAGGGCCGTCCAGCCAGACGCGAGCTGTGTTGAGGACGCCACCAGCCTGCTCAAAATGATTGCCGACCCCACCCGCTTCCGCATCCTCAGCGCCCTGAACGCCGAGGAGCTGTGCGTATGCGACCTCGCCGCCGTGGTCGGCATCAGCGAGAGCGCCGTCAGCCACCAGCTCCGACTCCTGCGGGCCCACCGCCTGGTGGCCTTCCGCAAGGAGGGACGCATCGCCTACTACCGGCTGCTCGACCAGCACATCACCTCCCTAATCGGCGGCGCGGTGGACCACGTGCGCGAGTGA
- a CDS encoding cation diffusion facilitator family transporter produces MSEHGHSHGANASARQLTLALALTGSFLVVEVIYGFLSGSLALLSDAGHMLTDVMALVLSLFAIRLGQRAADRRRTFGYRRAEILAAAVNAGALFAIGLYILFEAYRRLREPVEVQTTSMLVVAVLGLLVNVISARILVGGSQDSLNVKSAYLEVIGDLLGSVAVIVGALLIRFTGLTWIDPVLGALIGLWVLPRTWTLLRASVNVLLEGVPEGLDLDQLRSDLAALPGVREVHDLHVWSVTSGEHNLTAHLVAPAPAADLLSRVHEVAERHGIEHSTVQIEPPGAHAGHEGHLHP; encoded by the coding sequence GTGAGTGAGCACGGGCACAGCCATGGGGCGAACGCGAGCGCCCGCCAGCTCACCCTCGCCCTGGCCCTGACCGGCAGCTTCCTGGTCGTGGAGGTCATCTACGGCTTCCTCTCAGGCAGCCTGGCCCTGCTCTCCGACGCCGGGCACATGCTCACCGACGTGATGGCCCTGGTCCTGTCCCTGTTCGCCATCCGCCTCGGGCAGCGGGCGGCCGACCGGAGACGCACCTTCGGCTACCGCCGGGCGGAGATTCTGGCGGCGGCCGTGAACGCCGGGGCGCTCTTCGCCATCGGGCTGTACATCCTGTTCGAGGCTTACCGCCGCCTGCGCGAGCCGGTCGAGGTCCAGACCACCTCCATGCTCGTCGTCGCGGTGCTGGGGCTCCTGGTGAACGTCATCAGCGCCCGCATCCTGGTCGGCGGCAGCCAGGACAGCCTCAACGTGAAGTCCGCCTACCTGGAGGTCATAGGCGACCTGCTGGGCTCGGTGGCCGTGATCGTCGGGGCGCTGCTGATCCGCTTCACCGGCCTCACCTGGATCGACCCGGTGCTGGGGGCCCTCATCGGCCTGTGGGTCCTGCCCCGCACCTGGACCCTGCTCAGGGCCAGCGTGAACGTGCTGCTGGAGGGCGTGCCCGAGGGCCTGGACCTCGATCAGTTGCGATCCGACCTGGCGGCGTTGCCCGGGGTGCGGGAAGTCCACGACCTGCACGTCTGGAGCGTGACCAGCGGCGAGCACAACCTCACGGCGCATCTGGTGGCGCCCGCGCCCGCCGCCGATCTGCTCTCCCGGGTCCACGAGGTCGCCGAGCGGCACGGCATCGAGCACAGCACCGTCCAGATCGAGCCCCCAGGCGCCCACGCCGGGCATGAAGGACACCTGCACCCATGA
- a CDS encoding ArsR/SmtB family transcription factor, protein MTTVAVPGVLDQLKALSHEIRFELVRHLAGGERCVCDLEALLGLPQSKVSYHLGILREAELVSSEQRGKNTYYTLRQDQFFQLGGNLLGEIFTGPLALTHQTKSIC, encoded by the coding sequence ATGACGACGGTGGCCGTGCCCGGCGTGCTCGACCAGCTCAAGGCCCTCTCCCACGAGATCCGCTTTGAGTTGGTCCGGCACCTGGCAGGCGGCGAACGCTGCGTGTGCGACCTGGAAGCCTTGCTGGGGCTTCCCCAGTCCAAGGTCTCCTACCACCTCGGCATCCTCCGCGAAGCCGAACTGGTTTCTTCCGAGCAGCGCGGCAAGAACACCTATTACACCCTGCGCCAGGATCAATTTTTTCAGTTGGGTGGGAACCTGCTGGGCGAGATATTCACGGGTCCACTCGCCTTGACGCATCAAACGAAATCGATATGCTGA
- a CDS encoding arsenate reductase ArsC translates to MTRVLILCTHNSARSQMAEALTRAAAERVGLGLDVHSAGTEATRVKDDAKTVMGEIGLSLDGHTSKTLWDVPDWQNFDYVITVCDSAAEACPAYPGRTHRLHYPFTDPSGGSLDRWREVRDQLQKQFDGFVQALRDGRPVPESYEDSPPVSAA, encoded by the coding sequence GTGACCCGCGTTCTGATCCTGTGCACCCACAATTCCGCCCGCTCGCAGATGGCCGAGGCCCTGACTCGGGCGGCGGCAGAGCGTGTGGGATTGGGCCTCGACGTGCATTCCGCTGGGACGGAAGCCACCCGGGTCAAGGACGACGCGAAGACCGTCATGGGGGAGATCGGCCTGAGCCTCGACGGCCACACCAGCAAGACGCTCTGGGACGTGCCGGACTGGCAGAACTTCGACTATGTGATCACCGTCTGCGACTCGGCCGCTGAAGCCTGCCCCGCGTACCCAGGCCGGACCCACCGCCTGCACTACCCCTTCACCGACCCGAGCGGCGGCAGCCTCGACCGCTGGCGGGAAGTGCGGGACCAACTCCAGAAGCAATTCGATGGGTTCGTGCAGGCGCTCCGGGACGGGCGGCCCGTCCCCGAGAGTTACGAGGACAGCCCGCCCGTCTCGGCGGCCTGA
- a CDS encoding imelysin family protein, with protein sequence MRTAPILLTLLLAPPALAADLSGTKTYLLGRLDALNTSTARLVQASDAYYQLAKGANFDYARLWKTNPGGVKAAVEQTRAAWRDASPRYEQIEGFFAGQDPFDRLDLIIDAANPGTEGGVDHDVKLPNGTVLKRPGALFNLTESALWGLNPRYTALKVKLSARDGLGNALPDANVLKGGVDALHAVVGQLRQTARTWQPSTAYVFSTLTANVPTTQDFLEAWRGSRFVTGGASQTQEFAAISRLNDLRDNIGSWQVIYAGVSPQVRGRNATLDAQVRSGLKDLRTYVERLIAREQRRRFTPEQALMLQQEAQDRATAIAGPLTQAATLLGVKVSGQ encoded by the coding sequence GTGCGAACCGCCCCGATCCTGCTGACCCTGCTGCTCGCTCCGCCCGCCCTGGCGGCCGACCTGAGCGGCACCAAGACCTACCTGCTGGGTCGCCTGGACGCCCTGAACACCTCCACCGCCCGACTCGTGCAGGCCAGTGACGCCTACTACCAACTCGCCAAGGGGGCGAACTTCGACTACGCCCGGCTCTGGAAGACCAATCCTGGTGGAGTGAAAGCCGCCGTCGAGCAGACCCGGGCCGCTTGGCGCGACGCCAGCCCCCGCTACGAGCAGATCGAGGGCTTCTTCGCCGGGCAGGACCCCTTCGACCGCCTCGACCTGATCATCGACGCCGCCAACCCCGGCACCGAGGGCGGCGTGGACCACGACGTGAAGCTCCCCAACGGCACGGTTCTGAAACGGCCGGGCGCACTGTTCAACCTCACCGAGTCCGCGCTGTGGGGCCTGAATCCCCGGTACACGGCCCTGAAGGTGAAGCTCAGCGCCAGGGACGGGCTGGGCAACGCCCTGCCGGACGCGAACGTGCTCAAGGGCGGCGTGGACGCCCTGCACGCGGTGGTCGGGCAACTGCGGCAGACGGCGCGGACCTGGCAGCCCAGCACGGCGTACGTCTTCAGCACCCTCACGGCCAACGTGCCCACCACCCAGGACTTTCTGGAGGCCTGGCGCGGCTCGCGTTTCGTGACGGGCGGCGCCAGCCAGACCCAGGAGTTCGCGGCCATCTCCCGCCTGAACGACCTGCGGGACAACATCGGGTCCTGGCAGGTGATCTACGCCGGGGTGAGTCCCCAGGTGCGGGGCAGGAACGCCACGCTCGACGCCCAGGTGCGGAGCGGCCTGAAGGACCTGCGGACCTACGTTGAACGCCTGATTGCCCGAGAGCAGCGGCGGCGCTTCACGCCCGAGCAGGCCCTGATGCTGCAACAGGAGGCGCAGGACCGCGCGACCGCCATTGCCGGTCCCCTCACGCAGGCCGCCACCCTCCTGGGGGTCAAGGTGTCGGGGCAATGA
- a CDS encoding FTR1 family protein, which yields MRRLLPLLLTLASTAGAADLATAAQTVRTALSDAQVELILDPQHAATLTRQAQTTFQRDLAPALREVDPAIARQVAGDLERAVKAAGRDDEANFAAARSLAWTGLLSGAYRALEGAVRANDVVAARRWLPLREYRPANRFTRLNADVTEAVEALARGEIQPQAALLGVRADLLDGYQARLADALTHLGQAQTQGYRIRAAEQAALARGYFEVLAPTYREQRGEAALKTAREAFVALPGSLPRVTTLINGFRAAPLSERERARRASQALRYLNLVLVEYARGVSGAEGHVVVKRDLEITEARTFLSGAAGAFGDLAPLLGDQSGADRARQAFETLAADLDRAARQENVPSAARVQQGVKALSAQLSTLFPAAWQRHDASGDLDVIRSQLDAAVRAAASGDYDLAESGRLDAYATLEGGPEARIAVFAPDLKLRLEDLFWNGEQPKGLARLIRERGDAAAFGQTRAQLDVALDDTAKLLGTDAAPAAVATNAGVIVFREGLEAVLILAALMGSLRRKQVRHLRRPMWAGAALALVASVLTWLLMQGTLGLFARFGEKLSAVVSVIAIGVLLVIMNWFFHNVYWTDRMAAFQQQKHHLMGGRVGGHLAQVLGLVVLGFTSIYREGFETVLFLQSLVLQSGTGVVLTGTGLGLAAVLGVGVLVFALQAKLPMKKLLVWTGGMICAVLFVMVGNTVHTLQLVGWLPVHALPASFPAWAGLWSGLYATWEGVVLQVVAVVAVMGSYFLAEGLKERQLHRRLAASPSR from the coding sequence ATGAGGCGGCTTCTCCCCCTGCTCCTCACCCTGGCCAGCACGGCGGGCGCCGCTGACCTCGCCACCGCGGCGCAGACGGTGCGCACGGCGCTCTCCGACGCGCAGGTCGAGCTGATCCTCGATCCCCAGCACGCGGCCACGCTCACCCGACAGGCGCAGACCACCTTCCAACGCGACCTCGCGCCAGCGCTGCGCGAGGTGGACCCGGCCATCGCCCGGCAGGTGGCGGGCGATCTGGAGCGGGCGGTGAAGGCGGCGGGGCGGGACGACGAGGCCAACTTCGCTGCCGCCCGGAGTCTGGCCTGGACGGGCCTGCTCTCCGGGGCGTACCGCGCCCTGGAAGGCGCCGTGCGGGCGAACGACGTGGTCGCCGCCCGCCGGTGGCTGCCCCTGCGCGAGTACCGGCCCGCCAACCGCTTCACGCGGCTGAACGCCGACGTGACCGAGGCGGTCGAGGCCCTGGCGCGCGGGGAGATTCAGCCCCAGGCCGCCCTGCTCGGCGTGCGGGCCGACCTGCTCGACGGCTACCAGGCCCGGCTCGCGGACGCGCTGACCCACCTGGGCCAGGCCCAAACCCAGGGCTACCGCATCCGGGCGGCAGAGCAGGCCGCCCTGGCCCGCGGGTACTTCGAGGTTCTGGCCCCCACCTACCGGGAGCAACGGGGCGAGGCGGCGCTCAAGACCGCCCGCGAGGCGTTCGTGGCCCTGCCCGGCAGCCTGCCCCGGGTCACCACCCTGATCAATGGCTTCCGGGCCGCGCCCCTGAGCGAGCGGGAGCGTGCCCGCCGCGCCTCCCAGGCCCTGCGCTACCTGAACCTGGTGCTGGTGGAGTACGCCCGCGGGGTGAGCGGCGCCGAGGGACACGTCGTCGTGAAGCGCGACCTGGAGATCACCGAGGCCCGCACCTTCCTGAGCGGCGCGGCCGGGGCCTTCGGGGACCTGGCCCCGCTCCTGGGGGACCAGTCCGGCGCCGACCGGGCCCGTCAGGCCTTCGAGACCCTCGCGGCGGACCTCGACCGGGCCGCGCGCCAGGAGAACGTCCCCTCGGCCGCGCGGGTGCAGCAGGGGGTGAAGGCCCTCTCCGCCCAGCTCAGTACCCTCTTCCCGGCGGCCTGGCAGCGGCACGACGCCAGCGGTGACCTCGACGTGATTCGCTCGCAACTCGACGCGGCGGTGCGCGCGGCCGCCAGCGGCGATTACGACCTCGCCGAGAGCGGGCGCCTCGACGCCTACGCCACCCTGGAGGGCGGCCCGGAGGCCCGGATCGCGGTGTTCGCCCCCGACCTCAAGCTGCGCCTCGAAGACCTCTTCTGGAACGGCGAACAGCCCAAGGGGCTCGCCCGCCTGATCCGGGAGCGCGGGGACGCGGCGGCCTTCGGGCAGACCCGGGCACAACTCGACGTGGCCCTGGACGACACGGCCAAGCTGCTGGGCACGGACGCGGCCCCGGCCGCCGTGGCGACCAACGCGGGCGTGATCGTCTTCCGCGAGGGGCTGGAGGCCGTGCTGATCCTGGCCGCCCTGATGGGCTCCCTGCGCCGCAAGCAGGTGCGGCACCTGCGCCGCCCGATGTGGGCGGGGGCGGCCCTCGCCTTGGTCGCCTCGGTGCTGACCTGGCTGCTGATGCAGGGCACCCTGGGGCTCTTCGCGCGCTTCGGGGAGAAGCTCTCGGCGGTGGTGAGCGTGATCGCCATCGGCGTGCTGCTGGTGATCATGAACTGGTTTTTCCACAACGTGTACTGGACCGACCGTATGGCCGCCTTCCAGCAGCAGAAACACCACCTGATGGGCGGGCGGGTGGGGGGGCACCTCGCGCAGGTGCTGGGCCTGGTCGTCCTGGGCTTCACCTCCATCTACCGCGAGGGCTTCGAGACGGTGCTGTTCCTCCAATCGCTGGTGCTGCAAAGCGGCACGGGGGTCGTGCTCACGGGGACCGGGCTGGGACTGGCCGCCGTGCTGGGCGTGGGTGTCCTGGTCTTCGCCCTCCAGGCCAAGCTGCCCATGAAGAAGCTGCTGGTTTGGACGGGTGGGATGATCTGCGCGGTGCTGTTCGTGATGGTGGGGAATACGGTCCACACCCTGCAACTGGTGGGGTGGCTGCCCGTCCACGCCCTGCCGGCGAGCTTCCCGGCGTGGGCGGGGCTGTGGTCGGGGCTGTACGCGACCTGGGAGGGTGTGGTGCTCCAGGTGGTGGCGGTGGTGGCGGTGATGGGGAGCTACTTCCTGGCCGAGGGCCTCAAGGAGCGCCAGCTTCACCGCCGGCTCGCCGCGTCCCCGTCGCGGTAA
- a CDS encoding MIP/aquaporin family protein — MAVPLSRALVAEGLGTFALVFFGPGAAVVQAQTGALGHLGVAAVFGLTVTAVIAALAPISGAHINPAATFALTLAGKFPRARVLPYVAAQLLGAVLAAFVLLALFGLKGGLGVTVPAGSVAQAFVLELVLTFFLLLVALRSGLPWVVGGVVALGAAMGGPITGASMNPARSFGPALASGLWTAHWLYWAAPLLGAVLAVAANHVLSPTEPVEPRPHLAQEFQPEGEPT; from the coding sequence GTGGCCGTTCCCCTGTCCCGCGCGCTGGTGGCCGAGGGGCTGGGCACCTTTGCCCTGGTGTTCTTCGGCCCCGGTGCGGCGGTGGTCCAGGCGCAGACGGGCGCCCTCGGCCACCTCGGCGTGGCCGCCGTATTCGGCCTCACCGTCACCGCCGTCATCGCGGCCCTGGCGCCCATCAGCGGGGCCCACATCAATCCGGCGGCCACGTTCGCCCTGACCCTGGCCGGGAAGTTCCCGCGTGCTCGGGTCCTGCCCTACGTCGCGGCGCAGCTCCTGGGCGCGGTCCTGGCCGCCTTCGTGCTGCTGGCGCTCTTCGGCCTGAAGGGCGGTCTGGGCGTCACGGTTCCTGCGGGGAGCGTGGCCCAAGCGTTCGTCCTCGAACTGGTGCTGACCTTCTTCCTGCTGCTCGTCGCGCTCAGAAGCGGTCTGCCGTGGGTGGTGGGAGGCGTCGTTGCCCTGGGAGCCGCGATGGGCGGCCCCATCACCGGGGCGAGCATGAACCCGGCCCGCTCCTTTGGCCCGGCGCTGGCGAGCGGCCTCTGGACCGCCCACTGGTTGTACTGGGCCGCCCCCCTGCTCGGCGCCGTCCTGGCGGTGGCCGCCAACCACGTCCTGAGTCCCACAGAACCCGTCGAACCCCGTCCTCACCTTGCCCAGGAGTTCCAGCCCGAAGGAGAGCCGACATGA
- a CDS encoding MarR family winged helix-turn-helix transcriptional regulator — protein sequence MTVANDNRLEEATQTGALLRTVTRQFTELQQRNFACCDVQSATQCAILTTLEREGDQTLRALTGTLNLDKAWLSRSTDDLVEQGLLVKTPHPGDRRALLLRLTGAGHQAAQDLDAQLNDQSARVLARLPQEDRAATLRLLRGLSAALGAELDGEGGCGC from the coding sequence ATGACCGTTGCCAATGACAACAGATTGGAGGAGGCGACCCAGACGGGAGCACTCCTTCGGACGGTGACGCGGCAGTTCACCGAGTTGCAGCAACGGAACTTCGCCTGCTGCGACGTGCAATCCGCGACCCAGTGCGCGATTCTCACCACCTTGGAACGCGAGGGCGATCAGACGCTGCGGGCCTTGACCGGCACTTTGAACCTGGACAAGGCGTGGCTCAGCCGCAGCACCGACGATCTGGTGGAACAGGGGCTCCTCGTGAAGACGCCGCACCCGGGCGACCGCCGCGCCCTGCTGCTGCGCCTCACGGGCGCGGGACACCAGGCCGCGCAGGACCTCGACGCCCAGCTCAACGACCAATCCGCCCGGGTGCTGGCCCGCCTGCCCCAAGAGGACCGGGCGGCGACGTTGCGGCTCCTCAGGGGCCTGAGCGCCGCGCTTGGGGCCGAACTCGACGGGGAGGGGGGCTGCGGATGCTGA
- a CDS encoding arsenate reductase ArsC has protein sequence MTQGESNTFTPTDTRPPSVLFICTGNTARSQMAQVLLEHHAGDRFSVQSAGLEPGEINPLTLKVLEERGLSTGHLQAKGVKPLLGEHFTYVVTVCDRAEANCPIFPHASYRLSWAFDDPAAAQGNEEERLAVFRRVRDEIDDRIQSWLRSQA, from the coding sequence ATGACCCAGGGAGAGAGCAACACGTTCACGCCAACCGACACCCGGCCGCCCAGCGTGCTGTTCATCTGCACCGGCAACACCGCCCGCTCGCAGATGGCTCAGGTGCTGCTGGAGCACCACGCCGGGGACCGTTTCAGCGTCCAATCGGCTGGGCTGGAACCGGGTGAAATCAACCCACTGACCCTGAAGGTGCTCGAAGAACGGGGCCTTTCCACCGGCCACCTTCAGGCCAAGGGCGTCAAGCCGCTCCTCGGGGAGCACTTCACCTACGTGGTGACGGTGTGTGACCGGGCGGAAGCCAACTGCCCGATCTTCCCGCACGCCTCCTACCGCCTGTCCTGGGCCTTCGACGACCCCGCTGCCGCTCAGGGCAATGAGGAGGAGCGCCTGGCCGTCTTCCGCCGGGTGCGTGATGAAATTGACGACCGGATTCAAAGCTGGTTGCGGAGCCAGGCATGA
- a CDS encoding MFS transporter, which produces MPESTRSQRSLVWTLAVLTTVSYGALYYAQPLLAVAAEHERGWSRTQTGLAFTLALLVTALVAPRVGRALDARGGRVLVGGGAALGGVAFMLLACTSSYPAFVLGWLLAGVAMALTFYEAAFTVLGQQVSGAARTRATLTITLVAGLASTIFVPLTAALLSVGALRAALLALAVLLVALGLLAWRVLPSVGGARPGTPRPAFAPDPAFARLTLAFTLARIVTVGVGLQLAPLLLAAGYAPGLAAALTGLLGLAALPGRVLFVPLLSRLGALPLTLVLFVGLAIGALLLHFLASLTLMVVGIVVFGLTSGALTFGAANGQMARSVNLAQAFTPLGVGVLFTWTGSAHVSLLLLAGSALAAAGVLLTARRLTAGGGWTQA; this is translated from the coding sequence ATGCCCGAGTCCACTCGCAGCCAGCGTTCCCTGGTGTGGACGCTGGCCGTCCTCACGACCGTGAGCTACGGCGCCCTGTACTACGCCCAGCCCCTCCTTGCGGTCGCCGCCGAACACGAACGCGGGTGGTCCCGCACTCAGACCGGCCTCGCCTTCACCCTCGCCCTGCTGGTCACGGCGCTCGTCGCCCCAAGGGTCGGTCGCGCCCTCGACGCTCGCGGGGGCCGGGTGCTGGTGGGGGGCGGGGCGGCGCTGGGCGGAGTGGCGTTCATGCTGCTGGCCTGCACCTCCAGCTACCCGGCCTTTGTGCTGGGCTGGCTGCTCGCGGGCGTGGCGATGGCCCTGACGTTCTACGAGGCCGCCTTCACCGTCCTGGGGCAACAGGTGAGTGGCGCTGCCCGGACCCGGGCCACCCTGACGATTACGCTCGTCGCGGGGCTGGCGAGCACGATCTTCGTGCCGCTCACCGCCGCCCTGCTGTCGGTGGGGGCACTACGTGCGGCGCTGCTCGCCCTCGCGGTGCTGCTGGTCGCCTTGGGCCTGCTGGCCTGGCGGGTCCTTCCCTCAGTGGGAGGGGCCAGACCGGGTACACCTCGTCCGGCCTTTGCCCCGGACCCCGCCTTCGCACGGCTGACGTTGGCCTTCACGCTCGCGCGCATCGTCACCGTCGGGGTGGGTTTGCAGCTCGCGCCGCTCCTGCTCGCTGCCGGATACGCTCCCGGGCTCGCGGCGGCCCTCACCGGCCTGCTGGGCCTGGCCGCCCTGCCGGGCCGGGTGCTGTTCGTCCCGCTGCTCTCGCGGCTGGGCGCCCTGCCTCTGACCCTGGTGCTCTTCGTCGGCCTGGCGATTGGGGCGCTGCTGCTGCATTTCCTGGCGTCTCTGACGCTCATGGTCGTGGGCATCGTGGTGTTCGGGCTGACGAGTGGGGCCCTGACCTTTGGGGCGGCGAACGGGCAGATGGCGCGGTCGGTGAACCTGGCGCAGGCGTTCACGCCGCTGGGGGTAGGGGTGCTGTTCACCTGGACAGGCAGCGCCCACGTCTCCCTGCTGCTGCTGGCAGGGTCTGCCCTGGCCGCTGCCGGAGTCCTGCTCACCGCCCGTCGCCTGACCGCAGGCGGAGGCTGGACCCAGGCTTAG
- the arsN2 gene encoding arsenic resistance N-acetyltransferase ArsN2 — MLTRGARPADLPAAGALLAALNLPTAGVGEHLGGYLLAEDGDGHVLGLAGLETHDRVGLLRSVAVTPSARGQGVAARLIGEVLDQARARGLQHLYLLTTTAEGYFPRFFPRFGFVRVPRSVAPAPLLASREFQDACPGSATLMHLALHAASQEEPMTQTIPGLTDQTSTSALLDALRAGPPLPLEFWLHSERLVGPGYHVTEVKAVTIEAMDCGGRASSWRETVIQLKDGNAREAGEGFMTTRKFLSIYDRVAKSVPVRGEAEVRFEYGNSVTPAMQYHVTHVEPQGERVIVHLRTPGVQCKASDACGQPVAAAEPVEAAACCAPTSGSGCCGPATTDLISLG, encoded by the coding sequence ATGCTGACCCGAGGCGCACGTCCCGCCGATCTTCCTGCCGCCGGGGCGTTGCTCGCCGCTCTCAACCTGCCCACGGCGGGCGTCGGCGAGCACCTGGGCGGCTACCTCCTCGCCGAGGACGGGGACGGGCACGTGCTGGGCCTCGCCGGGTTGGAGACGCACGACAGAGTGGGCCTGCTGCGCTCGGTGGCCGTCACGCCGTCGGCACGGGGGCAGGGCGTGGCCGCCCGGCTGATCGGTGAAGTGCTCGACCAGGCCCGCGCCCGGGGCCTCCAGCATCTCTACCTGCTCACCACCACCGCCGAGGGCTACTTCCCGCGCTTCTTCCCGCGCTTCGGCTTCGTCCGGGTGCCACGTTCGGTCGCTCCCGCCCCCCTGCTCGCCTCGCGCGAGTTTCAGGACGCCTGCCCAGGGTCCGCCACCCTGATGCACCTCGCCCTGCACGCCGCTTCCCAGGAGGAACCCATGACGCAGACCATCCCCGGCCTCACGGACCAGACCTCCACCTCCGCGCTGCTCGACGCGCTGCGTGCAGGGCCTCCACTCCCCCTGGAGTTCTGGCTCCACAGCGAGCGGCTGGTCGGCCCCGGCTACCACGTCACGGAAGTGAAGGCCGTCACGATTGAAGCGATGGACTGCGGCGGGAGGGCTTCCTCCTGGCGCGAGACGGTGATCCAGCTCAAGGACGGCAACGCGCGGGAGGCGGGAGAGGGGTTCATGACCACCCGTAAGTTCCTGAGCATCTACGACCGGGTGGCAAAGAGCGTCCCGGTGCGCGGGGAGGCGGAGGTGCGGTTTGAGTACGGCAACAGCGTCACGCCCGCCATGCAGTACCACGTCACGCACGTCGAACCCCAGGGGGAGCGCGTGATCGTTCACCTGCGGACGCCAGGTGTGCAGTGCAAGGCTTCTGACGCCTGCGGGCAGCCCGTCGCTGCGGCGGAGCCGGTGGAGGCCGCGGCGTGCTGTGCCCCTACAAGTGGGAGTGGCTGCTGTGGCCCGGCCACGACCGACCTGATCTCCCTGGGCTGA
- a CDS encoding multicopper oxidase domain-containing protein encodes MTPKVSRPQIAAVTILSVLALAAGVGLAAAFGDLSMSAREMNMPGQNMPGMDMSGNTSGMPSMPGMNMGGGNANTGPAAQTPTPVGELPATPLQTPTRMGDLVMPPGMIMTKTMNMEAMRDMAAVDLTRVRFTAPANARGDRTLTPQVVGGVKVFNFETSLIRWNILKDVQVAAYAVNRQVPGPRLELTQGDRVRINVKNSLPESTTIHWHGLIVPNSMDGPADVTQGPIAPGETFTYEFTVRQAGTYFYHSHKNPDRQQGLGLYGALLVKPNNAAGEPKADLDSTVQLQEWLKREGYTFPAMIMEGALPNFFTINGKAYPETDTLRMKVGQTVRLRFVGSNNNFVHPMHVHGGPFEVVARDGETLKESARYLADTVNVGPGQRYDVIWKAREKGTWLIHCHIPHHTTNDNVEVQGGGGLTMQIQVS; translated from the coding sequence ATGACGCCCAAGGTGTCGCGTCCCCAGATCGCGGCCGTGACCATCCTGAGCGTACTCGCCCTGGCGGCGGGCGTCGGTCTGGCGGCCGCCTTCGGCGACCTGAGCATGAGCGCCCGCGAGATGAACATGCCGGGCCAGAACATGCCCGGGATGGACATGAGCGGGAACACCTCCGGAATGCCGAGCATGCCCGGGATGAACATGGGCGGGGGCAACGCGAACACGGGCCCGGCCGCCCAGACGCCCACCCCCGTGGGCGAGCTGCCCGCCACGCCCCTCCAGACGCCCACCCGGATGGGTGACCTGGTGATGCCGCCCGGCATGATCATGACGAAGACGATGAACATGGAGGCGATGCGGGACATGGCCGCAGTGGACCTCACCCGGGTCCGGTTCACGGCCCCCGCGAACGCCCGGGGAGACCGGACCCTCACGCCGCAGGTGGTGGGCGGGGTGAAGGTGTTCAACTTCGAGACCTCGCTGATCCGCTGGAACATCCTGAAGGACGTGCAGGTGGCGGCCTACGCCGTGAACCGCCAGGTGCCCGGGCCGCGCCTGGAACTCACCCAGGGCGACCGGGTGCGGATCAACGTCAAGAACAGCCTGCCGGAGAGCACGACGATCCACTGGCACGGCCTGATCGTGCCAAACAGCATGGACGGCCCGGCGGACGTGACCCAGGGGCCCATCGCGCCCGGCGAGACCTTCACGTACGAGTTCACCGTGCGGCAGGCGGGGACGTACTTCTACCACTCGCACAAGAACCCCGACCGCCAGCAGGGCCTGGGGCTGTACGGGGCGCTGCTCGTGAAGCCGAACAACGCGGCGGGCGAGCCGAAGGCGGACCTCGACTCCACGGTGCAGTTGCAGGAGTGGCTCAAGCGCGAGGGCTACACCTTCCCGGCGATGATCATGGAGGGCGCGCTGCCCAACTTCTTCACCATCAACGGCAAGGCGTACCCGGAAACCGACACCCTCCGCATGAAGGTCGGCCAGACGGTGAGGCTGCGTTTCGTCGGCAGCAACAACAACTTCGTGCACCCCATGCATGTGCACGGCGGCCCCTTCGAGGTCGTGGCGCGCGACGGGGAGACCTTGAAGGAAAGCGCGCGCTACCTCGCAGACACGGTGAACGTCGGCCCCGGGCAGCGCTACGACGTGATCTGGAAGGCCCGGGAGAAGGGCACCTGGCTGATCCACTGCCACATTCCGCACCACACGACGAACGACAACGTCGAGGTGCAGGGGGGCGGGGGGCTCACCATGCAGATTCAGGTGTCCTGA